From Miscanthus floridulus cultivar M001 chromosome 15, ASM1932011v1, whole genome shotgun sequence, the proteins below share one genomic window:
- the LOC136507614 gene encoding uncharacterized protein: MRRIRCSPRPFPSAAALCFPFLPPRRLLETSSSATIAGSYSAMPLSCDALAVATSARRHQEAAVSSLHRHAIHLDEPRPSPSSPASCVAHSFLVELRTPTSMPPDPPLLPPPPPPRPSPPDLEREGREGGSVAGSGRGRAGRGGGAVGSGRGRRARRGRRQI; encoded by the coding sequence atgcgCCGCATTCGCTGCTCCCCTCGTCCATTTCCATCCGCCGCCgccctctgcttccccttcctCCCACCGCGCCGTCTCCTTGAGACGTCGTCATCCGCGACCATCGCGGGCTCCTACTCCGCCATGCCGCTGAGCTGCGACGCCCTCGCCGTGGCCACCTCTGCTCGCCGTCACCAGGAAGCCGCGGTGTCGAGCCTCCACCGCCATGCCATCCACCTCGACGAGCCTCGCCCAAGCCCGTCCTCGCCAGCGTCGTGCGTCGCCCACTCCTTCCTCGTGGAGCTGCGAACGCCGACGAGCATGCCACCAGATCCGCCGCTCCTCCCTCCGCCACCCCCACCACGCCCGTCACCGCCGGAtctggagagggagggccgggagGGGGGCAGCGtagccggatccgggagagggagggccgggaggggaggcggcgctgttggatctgggagagggaggagggccaGGAGAGGGAGGCGCCAGATCTAG